In one Moritella sp. 5 genomic region, the following are encoded:
- a CDS encoding thioesterase family protein, whose amino-acid sequence MTKIYHHPVQIYYEDTDHSGVVYHPNFLKYFERAREHVINCDLLATLWNERGLGFAVYKANLTFLDGVEFAEVCDIRTSFTLDGKYKTIWRQEVWRPNASKAAVIGDIEMVCLDKEKRLQPFPNDVLTAMVNA is encoded by the coding sequence ATGACGAAGATATACCATCACCCAGTACAAATTTATTATGAAGATACCGACCACTCAGGTGTTGTTTACCATCCTAATTTTTTGAAGTATTTTGAACGTGCACGTGAACATGTTATCAATTGCGATTTATTAGCGACATTGTGGAACGAACGCGGGTTAGGTTTTGCGGTTTATAAAGCCAATTTAACGTTTCTGGATGGCGTCGAGTTTGCCGAAGTTTGTGATATCCGTACCTCTTTTACACTCGATGGTAAATATAAAACGATCTGGCGTCAGGAAGTGTGGCGTCCTAATGCGAGTAAGGCTGCCGTCATCGGCGATATTGAAATGGTGTGCTTAGATAAAGAAAAGCGCTTACAGCCCTTTCCTAATGATGTATTAACCGCAATGGTAAATGCATAA
- a CDS encoding VF530 family DNA-binding protein → MTQINNPLHGMTLEKVINSLVDKYGWDGLGYYVNIRCFTHDPSVKSSLKFLRKTPWARDKVEALYVKMVTED, encoded by the coding sequence ATGACTCAAATAAATAACCCGCTTCACGGGATGACACTCGAAAAAGTAATTAACAGCCTTGTTGATAAATATGGTTGGGATGGCCTTGGTTACTACGTTAACATTCGCTGTTTTACCCATGATCCAAGTGTTAAGTCTAGTCTTAAGTTTTTACGAAAAACACCTTGGGCGCGTGATAAAGTTGAAGCGTTATACGTAAAAATGGTCACTGAAGACTAA
- a CDS encoding patatin-like phospholipase family protein has product MGSTKHNIGLVLSGGGAKGIAHLGVLKYLLEQGVRPSLIAGTSAGSMVGALYCSGLEIDEILQFFIDVKPFSWKFTRAAAGFIDPAKLYPEFLKYIPEDNFKHLDPELRIIATNMLLGKEHIFKEGSVINALLASASYPLVFSPMIIDGQVYSDGGIVNHFPLSVIEADCDKIIGVYVSPIRQVEPEELSSIKDVVLRAFTLQGSGAELEKLSQCDVRIYPEALVNYNTFTTDEKSLREIFKIGYEAAKEQCDSIIELKESLVSSNPKKNPFTRWFGH; this is encoded by the coding sequence ATGGGTAGCACTAAACACAATATTGGCTTGGTACTTTCTGGTGGCGGAGCGAAGGGTATTGCTCACCTTGGCGTATTAAAATACCTGTTAGAGCAGGGGGTAAGACCGAGTTTAATTGCGGGCACGAGTGCCGGTTCTATGGTTGGTGCACTTTACTGTTCTGGATTAGAGATCGATGAAATACTGCAGTTTTTTATAGATGTGAAACCATTTTCTTGGAAATTTACTCGAGCGGCTGCGGGTTTTATTGATCCTGCTAAATTGTATCCTGAGTTTTTAAAGTATATCCCGGAAGATAATTTTAAACATCTTGATCCTGAGTTGCGTATTATTGCTACCAACATGCTACTTGGAAAAGAGCATATTTTTAAAGAGGGTTCCGTTATCAATGCCTTGTTAGCATCGGCAAGTTATCCTTTAGTATTCTCGCCTATGATCATTGATGGCCAAGTTTACTCTGACGGTGGTATCGTTAATCACTTTCCACTAAGTGTTATCGAAGCTGATTGTGATAAAATAATCGGTGTGTATGTATCGCCAATACGTCAAGTTGAACCTGAGGAATTGTCGAGTATCAAAGACGTTGTATTACGCGCATTTACGTTGCAGGGAAGTGGCGCTGAATTAGAGAAACTATCTCAATGTGATGTGCGAATTTACCCCGAAGCATTAGTCAATTACAATACATTTACAACCGACGAAAAATCATTACGAGAAATCTTTAAGATCGGCTACGAAGCAGCAAAAGAGCAATGTGATAGTATTATTGAATTAAAGGAAAGTTTAGTTAGCAGTAACCCGAAAAAGAATCCCTTTACAAGGTGGTTCGGTCATTAA
- the pykF gene encoding pyruvate kinase PykF, protein MKKTKIVCTIGPKTESVEKLTELVNAGMNVMRLNFSHGNFAEHSGRIQNIRQVSENLNKKIAVLLDTKGPEIRTIKLENGEDVTLTVGQSFTFTTDINVVGNKECVAVTYAGFAKDLSPGAIILVDDGLIEMEVTETTDTEVKCKVLNTGALGENKGVNLPNISVGLPALSDKDKADLAFGCEQEVDFVAASFIRKADDVREIREVLFNNGGENIQIISKIENQEGVDNFDEILAESDGIMVARGDLGVEIPVEEVIMAQKMMIKKCNKAGKVVITATQMLDSMISNPRPTRAEAGDVANAVLDGTDAVMLSGETAKGKYPVEAVSIMANICERTDNSMSSDLGANIVAKSMRITEAVCKGAVETTEKLCAPLIVVATRGGKSAKSVRKYFPKANILAITTNEKTAQQLCLTKGVKSCIVKQIDSTDEFYRKGKELAIASGLAKEGDIIVMVSGALVPSGTTNTASVHQL, encoded by the coding sequence ATGAAAAAGACTAAAATTGTTTGTACAATTGGTCCAAAAACTGAATCAGTAGAGAAACTAACAGAGCTTGTTAATGCAGGTATGAACGTTATGCGTTTAAACTTCTCTCATGGTAACTTTGCTGAGCATTCAGGTCGAATTCAAAATATCCGTCAAGTAAGTGAAAACCTGAATAAAAAAATCGCAGTATTATTGGATACGAAAGGTCCAGAAATTCGTACCATTAAATTAGAGAATGGTGAAGATGTTACATTGACAGTAGGTCAGTCATTCACATTTACAACAGATATTAATGTTGTAGGCAATAAAGAGTGTGTTGCTGTCACGTATGCTGGTTTTGCTAAAGACCTAAGCCCTGGCGCAATCATTCTTGTTGATGATGGCTTGATTGAAATGGAAGTGACTGAAACAACAGATACTGAAGTTAAGTGTAAAGTATTAAACACCGGTGCACTTGGTGAAAATAAAGGCGTTAACTTACCAAACATCAGTGTCGGTTTACCTGCATTATCTGATAAAGATAAAGCTGATCTTGCGTTTGGCTGTGAACAAGAAGTTGATTTCGTTGCTGCATCGTTTATCCGTAAAGCTGATGATGTAAGAGAAATTCGCGAAGTGTTATTTAATAACGGTGGCGAAAACATTCAGATTATCTCTAAAATTGAAAACCAAGAGGGTGTTGATAATTTTGATGAGATCCTAGCTGAATCTGACGGTATCATGGTTGCTCGTGGTGATCTGGGTGTTGAAATCCCTGTTGAAGAAGTGATCATGGCTCAGAAGATGATGATCAAGAAGTGTAACAAAGCAGGGAAAGTTGTCATTACAGCAACACAAATGCTTGATTCTATGATCAGTAACCCTCGTCCAACTCGTGCAGAAGCGGGAGACGTAGCCAATGCTGTTCTTGACGGTACTGATGCGGTAATGTTATCTGGCGAAACTGCGAAAGGTAAATATCCAGTTGAAGCTGTTTCTATTATGGCGAATATTTGTGAGCGTACTGATAACTCTATGTCTTCGGACCTAGGTGCTAATATTGTTGCTAAAAGCATGCGTATTACAGAAGCTGTATGTAAAGGTGCGGTAGAAACAACTGAAAAATTATGTGCACCACTGATAGTTGTTGCTACTCGTGGCGGCAAATCGGCGAAGTCTGTACGTAAGTATTTTCCGAAAGCTAACATTCTTGCGATTACAACGAACGAGAAAACTGCGCAACAATTATGTCTGACTAAAGGTGTTAAATCTTGTATTGTTAAACAGATTGATAGTACTGATGAATTTTACCGTAAAGGTAAAGAGTTAGCGATTGCAAGTGGACTAGCTAAAGAAGGTGATATAATTGTTATGGTTTCAGGTGCCCTTGTACCATCAGGTACAACAAACACCGCATCAGTTCACCAACTGTAA
- the lpxM gene encoding lauroyl-Kdo(2)-lipid IV(A) myristoyltransferase (LpxM is lauroyl-Kdo(2)-lipid IV(A) myristoyltransferase, an enzyme characterized in Escherichia coli and involved in biosynthesis of the form of lipid A found in that species and some closely related species.) yields MSDKYKPYDLSFKKTFLLPKFWPVWFGVFVLYLLAFVPVKPRDKFARFIATKLFNLKVMNKRKKVAKINLSMCFPEMDEAEQERIIMGNLVTFCQTILSYAEPSARSRAYNRNRMVVHGGENLFPLLEQGKACILLVPHSFAVDFSGLHIASYGAPFCTMFNNSDNELFDWLMTRQRAMFGGTVYHRKAGLGALVKSLKNGESCYYLPDEDHGPKRSVFTPLFATQKATLPVMGRLAEKTGASVVPIYAAYNEKRSKFETFIRPAMQNFPSESPEQDAVMMNQEIEALIECGIDQYMWTLRLLRTRPDGKKIY; encoded by the coding sequence ATGTCTGATAAATATAAACCGTATGACCTTTCTTTCAAAAAAACATTTTTGCTACCTAAGTTTTGGCCTGTATGGTTCGGCGTCTTTGTATTATACCTACTCGCTTTTGTACCTGTTAAACCGCGTGATAAGTTTGCGCGTTTCATCGCGACGAAATTATTTAATTTAAAAGTGATGAACAAGCGCAAGAAGGTTGCGAAAATTAACCTATCTATGTGTTTTCCTGAAATGGATGAGGCAGAACAAGAGCGAATTATTATGGGTAACTTAGTTACTTTTTGCCAAACGATCTTAAGCTATGCAGAACCAAGTGCACGTAGTCGCGCTTATAACCGTAATCGTATGGTTGTTCATGGTGGTGAGAATTTGTTCCCATTACTTGAACAAGGCAAAGCTTGTATTTTATTAGTGCCGCATAGCTTCGCAGTTGATTTTTCTGGCTTACATATTGCTTCTTATGGCGCACCATTTTGTACTATGTTTAATAATTCTGATAATGAGCTGTTTGATTGGTTGATGACACGTCAACGCGCTATGTTTGGTGGCACTGTTTATCACCGAAAGGCTGGGTTAGGGGCTCTGGTTAAATCACTTAAAAATGGTGAAAGCTGTTATTACTTACCTGATGAAGATCATGGCCCTAAGCGTAGTGTATTCACCCCTTTATTTGCTACGCAAAAAGCAACTTTACCCGTGATGGGCAGATTAGCAGAAAAAACAGGCGCATCAGTTGTTCCTATCTATGCTGCATATAATGAAAAACGAAGTAAATTCGAAACATTTATCCGACCAGCGATGCAAAACTTTCCGTCCGAAAGTCCTGAGCAAGATGCGGTTATGATGAATCAAGAGATCGAAGCGTTGATTGAGTGTGGTATTGATCAGTATATGTGGACGTTAAGATTATTAAGAACACGTCCAGATGGTAAAAAAATCTATTAG
- the asnB gene encoding asparagine synthase B, whose translation MCSIFGILDIKSDIKPLRAQALELSKLLRHRGPDWSGIYTNDNAILVHERLAIVDVNNGAQPLYNEEKTHVLAVNGEIYNHKDLQKTLNVDFEFQTESDCEVILALYKEKGTQFLDDLNGIFAFALYDEEEDAYLIGRDHIGIIPLYTGYDEHGNFYVASEMKALVPVCTQIEEFPAGHYLWSKDGKVTPYYQRDWTEFDAVAQNGGDKEVVKQGLESAVKRQLMCDVPYGVLLSGGLDSSVISAITQQYSKRRIEDDGKTEAWWPQLHSFSVGLNGSPDLAAAQKVADHLGTIHHSIEFTVQEGIDALRDVIYHIETYDVTTIRASTPMYLMARKIKAMGIKMVLSGEGADELFGGYLYFHKAPNAKEFHEETVRKVSKLHMFDCLRANKSMAAWGIEARVPFLDKEFVDASMRLNPELKMITGDRIEKNIIREAFEDLLPEEIVWRQKEQFSDGVGYSWIDQLKVHVEEAVSDQMLASAAFKFPINTPDTKEGYYYRAIFEDHFPGDSAAKCVPFGKSVACSTVEALAWDESFQNNADPSGRAAGVHNEAYED comes from the coding sequence ATGTGCTCAATATTCGGAATTCTAGACATCAAGTCAGACATTAAACCTCTTCGTGCACAAGCATTAGAGTTATCAAAGTTACTGCGTCACCGAGGCCCAGATTGGTCAGGTATCTATACTAATGATAATGCTATTTTAGTCCATGAGCGCCTTGCAATTGTTGATGTTAATAATGGTGCACAACCTTTATACAATGAAGAAAAGACTCACGTACTTGCTGTTAATGGTGAAATTTATAACCATAAAGATTTACAAAAAACATTAAATGTAGATTTTGAATTTCAAACAGAGTCTGATTGTGAAGTTATCCTTGCTCTATATAAAGAGAAAGGAACGCAGTTTTTAGATGACCTGAATGGTATCTTTGCTTTTGCTTTATATGATGAAGAAGAAGACGCTTACCTTATCGGTCGAGATCATATCGGTATTATTCCGCTATACACAGGCTATGATGAGCACGGTAACTTTTATGTTGCATCTGAAATGAAAGCGTTAGTACCTGTTTGTACACAAATTGAAGAATTCCCAGCTGGTCATTACTTGTGGAGTAAAGACGGTAAAGTAACACCGTATTATCAACGTGACTGGACAGAGTTTGATGCAGTAGCACAAAATGGCGGTGATAAAGAAGTTGTTAAGCAAGGTTTAGAAAGTGCCGTTAAACGTCAACTAATGTGTGATGTACCTTATGGTGTATTACTGTCAGGTGGTTTAGATTCTTCAGTTATCTCTGCGATCACTCAACAGTATTCAAAACGTCGTATCGAAGACGATGGTAAAACAGAAGCATGGTGGCCACAATTGCATTCTTTCTCTGTAGGCTTAAACGGTTCTCCAGATTTAGCTGCGGCACAAAAAGTGGCAGATCACTTAGGCACTATCCATCACTCGATTGAATTTACTGTACAAGAAGGTATCGATGCATTACGTGACGTTATATACCACATTGAAACATACGATGTAACGACGATTCGAGCATCAACACCTATGTATTTGATGGCGCGTAAAATTAAAGCCATGGGTATCAAAATGGTGCTTTCTGGTGAAGGTGCTGATGAACTATTCGGTGGTTACTTGTACTTCCACAAAGCACCAAATGCAAAAGAGTTCCATGAAGAAACGGTACGTAAAGTTTCTAAACTTCATATGTTTGATTGCTTACGAGCGAATAAGTCGATGGCGGCATGGGGAATTGAAGCACGTGTACCATTCTTAGATAAAGAGTTTGTAGATGCGTCAATGCGACTAAACCCTGAATTAAAAATGATCACTGGTGACAGAATTGAGAAAAACATCATTCGTGAAGCATTTGAAGATTTATTGCCAGAAGAAATTGTATGGCGTCAAAAAGAGCAATTCTCTGATGGTGTAGGTTATTCTTGGATTGACCAGCTAAAAGTTCACGTTGAAGAAGCTGTATCGGACCAAATGTTAGCAAGCGCTGCATTTAAATTTCCGATTAACACACCTGATACCAAAGAAGGTTACTACTATCGCGCCATCTTTGAAGATCACTTCCCTGGTGACTCGGCGGCTAAATGCGTGCCATTTGGTAAATCTGTAGCGTGTTCAACAGTAGAAGCGCTAGCTTGGGATGAAAGTTTCCAAAACAATGCAGATCCATCGGGTCGTGCAGCTGGCGTACATAACGAAGCATACGAAGACTAA
- a CDS encoding YjgN family protein: MHQFKFHGKGKEYFGIWIVNILLSIITLGIYSAWAKVRTNKYFYGNTELSGNRFDYLAQPKQILIGRIIAVIAVSIWAALNTFSPLLAALVMLIFVLIYPVLVVRNLRFDMKMTQFRNVRFNFIGSYKNAYKVMLVKPLAAYIAIGISIAITLTYIMPASKILGIIIMAATCLLLLPLLFSWVIAAMNQFIINNTRYGNLTFAATLQTTYIFKVLAKFMLLIVLIIAVFAVFLIIAGVSTNDVSNLAGDSSKMAVFVIAYIGMILGMIFTQVYFHVRVRNYILSETKLDNQLQPKSTMTVMSYSLLLLTNLLLIVCTLGLARPFTMIRHANYVASVTQVDGDLSLTNATDQATDESGAIADELSQAFDLNIGAI, from the coding sequence ATGCACCAGTTTAAATTTCATGGTAAAGGAAAGGAATATTTTGGTATTTGGATCGTAAATATTCTATTAAGTATCATAACGCTAGGGATCTACTCAGCATGGGCTAAAGTTCGTACCAACAAATACTTCTATGGTAATACTGAGCTTAGCGGAAATCGATTTGATTACCTAGCGCAACCTAAACAGATCTTGATTGGTCGAATCATTGCCGTTATAGCAGTTAGTATATGGGCAGCTTTAAATACGTTTTCACCACTATTAGCTGCACTTGTCATGTTAATATTCGTACTTATCTATCCAGTTTTAGTCGTGCGTAATCTCCGCTTCGATATGAAAATGACACAATTTAGAAATGTACGTTTCAACTTTATCGGCTCTTACAAAAATGCATATAAAGTGATGCTCGTAAAGCCGTTAGCCGCTTATATAGCAATTGGCATATCCATCGCCATCACTCTCACTTACATTATGCCTGCATCGAAAATACTTGGCATAATTATTATGGCCGCAACATGCTTACTTCTCCTACCCTTGTTATTCTCTTGGGTTATAGCCGCCATGAATCAGTTCATCATTAATAATACACGTTATGGTAATCTCACTTTCGCTGCGACGTTACAAACTACCTATATATTTAAGGTACTAGCTAAGTTCATGTTACTTATAGTACTTATCATTGCGGTCTTTGCAGTATTTCTAATTATTGCTGGTGTCAGCACAAATGACGTCAGTAATTTAGCCGGAGACTCAAGTAAAATGGCAGTCTTTGTGATTGCTTACATTGGTATGATACTCGGTATGATATTTACTCAAGTCTATTTCCATGTCCGAGTTCGTAACTATATCCTATCTGAGACTAAACTTGATAACCAGTTACAACCAAAATCGACGATGACGGTTATGTCTTATAGCTTACTACTATTAACAAACCTATTACTGATCGTTTGTACTCTTGGTTTAGCTCGACCATTTACGATGATTCGGCATGCCAATTATGTCGCCTCCGTGACTCAAGTTGACGGTGATCTTTCCCTCACTAATGCAACAGACCAAGCCACAGATGAATCAGGTGCTATTGCAGATGAATTATCCCAAGCGTTCGATCTAAACATCGGCGCTATATGA
- a CDS encoding M48 family metallopeptidase, producing the protein MIIQGKAVAPASAITIAAELILNSDGGIECVLSSVEANILTAADSALKTDIGNITISRALGAIPRSFTFVNGWTFTADDNAKIDIWLRQQNKQPWLHRLEKNSIAIIASVLLSSLSAWYVISSGIPAISGVIAQSIPPVMEKHLADYSLEYLDDHDFTPSKLPIKRQDELTNLLNSISSTAVTYNQKPKLLFRSLADSANAFTLTDGTIILTDELVMLAQDDRELSAVLLHEIGHQYHNHLLKRLVELSILSVLVNYIVGDATGVGDTLASASVLLLSLNYSQQDELEADKFAAEILLSEYGSVQALEDILTRLESEPLTSPTWLRSHPGIGERVNAINLIDPL; encoded by the coding sequence ATGATAATTCAAGGTAAGGCTGTTGCACCCGCATCAGCCATTACGATAGCCGCTGAGCTAATACTTAATTCCGATGGTGGTATTGAGTGTGTGCTCAGCAGTGTAGAGGCTAATATTTTAACCGCTGCAGATTCGGCATTAAAAACAGATATAGGTAACATAACTATATCTCGTGCTTTAGGCGCTATTCCTCGTAGCTTTACATTCGTTAACGGTTGGACATTTACTGCCGATGATAATGCTAAAATCGACATCTGGCTACGTCAACAGAATAAACAGCCTTGGTTACATAGACTGGAAAAAAATAGCATCGCCATTATTGCCAGTGTATTACTAAGTAGTTTATCGGCTTGGTATGTTATTAGCTCAGGGATTCCCGCTATTAGTGGCGTGATCGCACAGTCGATCCCTCCTGTAATGGAAAAACATCTAGCCGACTATAGCCTAGAATATTTAGACGACCACGACTTCACTCCATCTAAACTACCGATAAAAAGACAAGATGAACTGACTAATCTATTAAATAGTATCAGTTCAACAGCGGTAACTTATAACCAAAAACCCAAGTTATTATTTCGCTCCTTAGCTGACTCGGCCAATGCGTTTACGTTAACTGATGGCACGATTATTCTAACAGATGAACTCGTTATGCTTGCACAAGATGATCGAGAATTAAGCGCTGTATTATTGCATGAGATAGGACATCAGTATCATAATCATCTTTTAAAACGACTTGTTGAATTATCGATACTATCTGTTCTGGTGAATTATATTGTGGGTGATGCGACGGGTGTCGGTGATACTTTGGCTAGTGCCAGTGTGTTATTACTATCACTAAACTATTCTCAGCAGGATGAACTTGAAGCAGATAAATTCGCAGCAGAAATATTGCTGTCCGAATATGGTTCTGTGCAGGCGCTAGAAGATATATTGACACGGCTAGAAAGTGAACCCTTAACCTCTCCAACTTGGTTACGTTCGCATCCAGGTATAGGTGAACGTGTTAATGCGATAAACCTTATTGATCCTTTGTAA
- a CDS encoding anaerobic C4-dicarboxylate transporter: protein MIAVEFIIVLTFIYLGARIGGIGIGLAGGAGVLVLTLFLGVDTGNIPIDVILIIMSVISAIAAMQVAGGLDWLVELSEHFLRKHPKRITFYAPMVTYFMTLLAGTGHTAFSTLPVIAEVAKEQGIRPSRPLSISVVASQIAITASPISAAVVFFSGILEPLGVGYLTLLAICIPSTFAACMVGAFVSNFLGCELKDDAIYQEKLAKGQIILKGKTQREILPSAKLATGIFVTAIIGVIIYATLISDAVNIIENPALSRNDAIMVFMLSAATAIVTFTKIDASEIANAATFKSGMSACICVLGVAWLGDTFVSSHIEEIKTFSADILQQYPWMLAVTLFFASTLLYSQGATTTALMPAALAIGVAPITAIASFAAVSALFVLPTYPTLLAAVEMDDTGSTRIGNLVFNHPFFIPGVVTITTSVALGFLIGGAVL, encoded by the coding sequence ATGATTGCTGTAGAGTTTATTATTGTGCTTACTTTTATCTATCTTGGCGCTCGTATCGGGGGAATCGGTATAGGTCTTGCGGGTGGTGCCGGTGTATTGGTTCTTACCCTGTTTCTAGGCGTCGACACCGGGAATATTCCCATTGATGTTATATTGATTATCATGTCCGTGATTTCTGCAATTGCAGCAATGCAAGTCGCGGGAGGGTTAGACTGGCTAGTTGAACTCTCTGAACACTTCCTGCGTAAACATCCAAAGAGAATTACCTTTTACGCCCCAATGGTTACCTATTTTATGACCCTACTTGCAGGAACTGGGCACACAGCATTTTCAACATTACCCGTTATTGCTGAGGTAGCTAAAGAGCAAGGAATACGCCCATCAAGGCCATTAAGCATCTCGGTTGTCGCATCACAAATAGCTATCACAGCATCTCCAATATCTGCAGCGGTAGTCTTCTTCTCTGGAATTTTAGAACCGCTCGGAGTGGGCTATCTTACACTGCTAGCGATCTGTATTCCTTCAACATTTGCCGCTTGTATGGTTGGAGCATTCGTTTCTAACTTTTTAGGATGTGAGCTAAAAGATGATGCTATCTATCAAGAAAAGTTAGCCAAAGGCCAGATCATACTTAAAGGAAAGACGCAAAGAGAGATATTGCCAAGCGCTAAATTAGCAACCGGTATCTTTGTAACTGCAATCATAGGAGTGATAATCTATGCAACCCTGATTTCAGACGCGGTAAATATCATTGAAAACCCAGCGTTAAGCCGTAATGATGCCATTATGGTATTTATGCTCTCTGCCGCTACTGCTATTGTAACTTTCACTAAGATTGATGCATCAGAGATCGCGAACGCAGCAACATTCAAATCAGGCATGAGCGCCTGCATCTGCGTTCTCGGTGTGGCTTGGCTCGGTGATACTTTCGTATCAAGCCATATTGAAGAGATCAAAACTTTTTCTGCGGACATCCTTCAGCAATACCCATGGATGCTTGCTGTAACTCTATTCTTTGCCTCAACGCTGCTCTACTCACAAGGTGCCACCACGACAGCCTTAATGCCAGCCGCATTAGCCATTGGGGTTGCCCCTATAACGGCCATCGCTTCATTTGCTGCAGTGAGTGCACTGTTTGTATTGCCAACTTACCCAACACTTCTTGCAGCAGTAGAAATGGATGACACAGGTTCAACTCGCATTGGTAATTTAGTATTTAACCACCCTTTCTTCATTCCAGGCGTTGTCACAATCACTACATCCGTAGCACTTGGGTTTCTTATTGGAGGCGCCGTGCTCTAA
- a CDS encoding acetyl-CoA C-acetyltransferase: MTGQTIRRVAIIGGNRIPFARSNTAYSKLSNQDMLTETIRGLVVKYGLRGEQLGEVVAGAVIKHSRDFNLTREAVLSAGLAPETPCYDIQQACGTGLAAAIQVANKIALGQIEAGIAGGSDTTSDAPIAVSEGMRSVLLELNRAKTGKQRLSALSRLRPKHFVPLTPANKEPRTKMAMGDHCQVTAKEWNISREAQDELACASHQKLAAAYTEGFFDTLVSPMAGLTKDNVLRADTTVEKLAKLKPCFDKVNGTMTAGNSTNLTDGASAVLLASEEWAAEHNLPVQAYLTFGETAAVDFVDKKEGLLMAPAYAVPKMLKRAGLTLQDFDFYEIHEAFAAQVLSTLAAWEDEKFCKEKLGLDAPLGSIDLTKLNVKGSSLATGHPFAATGGRVIATLAQLLDQKGSGRGLISICAAGGQGITAILEK, translated from the coding sequence ATGACAGGTCAAACAATAAGAAGAGTTGCAATTATCGGCGGTAACCGTATCCCGTTTGCACGTTCAAACACAGCATATTCGAAACTAAGTAACCAAGACATGCTTACGGAAACGATCCGTGGTTTAGTGGTTAAATATGGTCTACGTGGAGAACAACTTGGTGAAGTTGTTGCGGGGGCGGTAATTAAACACTCTCGCGATTTTAACTTAACGCGTGAAGCGGTATTAAGTGCAGGCCTGGCACCTGAAACACCTTGTTATGATATTCAACAAGCATGTGGTACTGGTCTAGCTGCTGCCATTCAAGTAGCAAACAAGATTGCACTGGGTCAAATTGAAGCGGGTATTGCTGGTGGTTCTGATACAACATCTGATGCTCCGATTGCTGTGAGTGAAGGTATGCGCAGTGTTTTACTTGAGCTGAACCGCGCTAAAACGGGTAAACAACGATTGAGTGCACTTTCTCGTTTACGTCCTAAACATTTCGTGCCACTTACGCCAGCGAATAAAGAACCGCGTACAAAAATGGCGATGGGTGATCATTGTCAAGTGACAGCGAAAGAGTGGAATATCTCACGCGAAGCACAAGATGAATTAGCATGTGCAAGTCATCAAAAATTAGCGGCTGCATATACAGAAGGTTTCTTCGATACATTAGTATCGCCTATGGCTGGTCTAACTAAAGATAATGTATTACGTGCTGACACGACAGTTGAAAAATTAGCTAAATTAAAGCCTTGTTTTGATAAAGTAAATGGCACTATGACGGCGGGTAACAGTACTAACCTTACGGACGGTGCATCTGCTGTATTACTAGCAAGTGAAGAGTGGGCTGCTGAACACAACTTACCGGTTCAAGCTTATTTAACATTTGGTGAAACAGCGGCTGTTGACTTTGTTGATAAAAAAGAAGGTCTGTTAATGGCTCCCGCATATGCAGTGCCAAAAATGCTTAAGCGTGCAGGTCTAACATTACAAGATTTCGATTTCTATGAAATTCATGAAGCATTTGCAGCACAAGTATTATCAACGCTAGCTGCGTGGGAAGATGAGAAATTCTGTAAAGAGAAACTTGGTCTTGATGCACCGCTTGGTTCAATCGATTTAACTAAATTAAACGTGAAAGGTAGTAGCTTAGCAACGGGTCATCCTTTCGCAGCTACAGGTGGTCGTGTTATCGCAACACTGGCACAACTGCTTGATCAGAAAGGTTCAGGTCGTGGTTTAATCTCGATTTGTGCTGCTGGTGGTCAAGGTATTACCGCTATTTTAGAAAAATAA